The Pseudomonadota bacterium genome segment CCTCACTGCAGACAAATCCTTGCTGGCCAGAATTTCCAGCAGAACCAGTCTCCAAAAAAAACCGCCCCGGAAAACTCCGAAGCGGCTTCTATATATAATCGCCGGTTAAAGCGGGATTATCCTTTTTTGATAAAGAACCGGAATACTCCCCCCTCATCGGTACTGCCGACAAGTTCATGGCCGGATTTTTTGATCCAGTCAGGAATATCGTTCTTCGAACCGGGGTCAGTGCCGATTACTTCAAGAATCTGGCCTGACGCGACATTCTTCATGGTTTTTTTGGTTTTCAACATGGGCATCGGGCAGCTTAATCCCTGGGTGTCCAATACGTGATCAGCGGTGATTGCGCTCATAGTTTTTCCTCCAGTAATCGATTTTTCCGCATCATGCCTGCCGGGCCGGATAAACATCCGTCGTTGAATATTTTCTGGGTCTTCGGCATGCAGCTCAAAGGTATAGAAGTTAGCTAAATAATTAACTTCTTAACCATCTTAGCTGAATACCCGGCGGGTGTCAACATAAAATCTTCCCCCGGGATTTCCCCAGGGGGCAAAAAATATCCGCACCCGCCAGGTCAGGATCCGATGATCCGGGTAACTGCTTCACCGTAACGGGCCGCAGTTCTTGAGAGGATATCCTCGGGAAGTTTCGGTGGTGGCGGGGTCTGATCCCAGTCAAGAGACAACAGATAATCCCGCAGAAACTGTTTATCAAAACTCGGCTGTCCGCTGCCGGGTTTATACTCATCCATCGGCCAGAACCGGGAAGAATCCGGGGTCAGCACTTCGTCAATGAGAATCAACTCGTTGTTATCCCAACCCAGTTCAAATTTGGTGTCTGCAATGATAATTCCTTTGGTCCGGGCAAAATCCGCTGCCTTTTCATAGAGTCGGATGCATACATCAGATATCCGCCTGGTTTCATCGACTCCCATAAGATTTTCCATCTGCTCAAGAGAAATATTTTCATCATGTTCGCCAAGTGCCGCTTTTGTTGAAGGCGTAAACAGCGGTGTAGGAAATTTATCCGACTCCAGTAAGCCCTTGGGTAAATCAACTCCACAGACAGTGGTATTTTTCTTATACGCCTTCCAGAAGGATCCGGAAATATAACCGCGGACAATGCACTCAACCGGCAACGGCCGCGCTTTTTTCACCAACATGCTGCGCCCCTCAAGAATCTTGCGGTATGGTTTACATACAGCTGGAAACTGATCCACATCAGCGGTGATCAGATGATTGGGAAGAATACCTTTGAGATAATCCAGCCAGAACAGCGATAATTTCGTAAGTATGGCGCCTTTGCCGGGGATGGGGTCATCCATCACAACATCAAAGGCAGAAATCCGGTCCGTGGCGACCATTAACAGTTTGCCCTCAACCTCATAAAGGTCTCGCACCTTGCCCCTGTGAATGAGGTTGAGATTTCCAAACCGGGTTTCGGTTACTGGTTTTGTCATGAATGTGTCCTCAAATCTTTTTCAGTTATAAGTTATGCATAAAAGTACATGCAGTTTTTAAAACAATAAAATCTTTCTACAAATATTCCGGCATCTGCGGAGTCGCCCCGTTTTGCGAAGCAACGTATGCGCCTCGCTTATTAGCCCTCGCCAGACTCTCGGCCCAGGGCACTCCTTTTACATACCCTTCAATCAGGGCGGCGAAAAACGAATCACCGGCGCCCACCGTATCTGAAATCTCAACTTTGACGCCGGAATCTTCAAAGTACTGATCACCGGTTACAAGCCATGCCCCCCGGGAACCTTCGGTGACAACCAGCACCTTGATATCAAAGCGCTCAAGAAGATTACGTGCTGAATCTTTTTTTGACTCGCCGCCGCATCCCGACCATCCGGCAATCTTAAGCAACTCATGGCCATTGACCTTTGCTATATCATTTTGCCCAAGAGAGTCAAGAACAAGTTCAGGGGTAGTAAAGGGAGGTCGCAGATTTACATCATAAAACCGTCTGGACGCCTTTGCCCGTAATTTACCGATAACATTTCTACTGCGACTGTCCCTTTGCGCCAGAGTGCCGAACACCAGGTCAAATTTCGAGTCTCCTGCAAAATCCATCGCCAGACCTTCATCCAGATTGTCCCAGGCTGCAGGCGCGATGATTTCAAAATGCGGCTCATTATTACCATCCACCGTTACCTGCACCTCTCCGGTGGGAAGATCGCCGCGCTGCAGACCATCCAGGGGAAGGCCCAGTGCCTTGAATTTTTCTACGGTAGCCTCGCCCAGGATGTCGCTACCGATCCTGCTGATGATGCCGATTTCAACCCCAAGGGTGTGAAGGTGATATGCGACATTGACCGGCGCGCCGCCCAATACTTTTCTCCCATCCGGGAACATGTCCCAGACAACCTCTCCCACTGCTATGATCATTGGCCTGCTCCAAAAGACATATTTTCAACTGTTACAGGAAATCCCCTTCTCGCTTAACAAAGCGATCAAAGTCAGCGACAAACAGGAATAATTAAATATTTTTATTGTTCTTCCACTTTGTGCCTGCCTTTGTGCCTGCCTTTGTGCCTGATGTAAGCCGGCCTAGCGGATCTCTTTCGCCCTGTTCTTAAAATAGAGATTATACAGGAGATGACAATACTCTCCCAATCGTGATTTAGCCTTCTGGGAAATTGAATATTTCCAGAAGCCATACACCTTGGTTAACCGGGTCAATCGCTGGCAATGGAGGTC includes the following:
- a CDS encoding sulfurtransferase TusA family protein, which translates into the protein MSAITADHVLDTQGLSCPMPMLKTKKTMKNVASGQILEVIGTDPGSKNDIPDWIKKSGHELVGSTDEGGVFRFFIKKG
- a CDS encoding phosphoribosylaminoimidazolesuccinocarboxamide synthase, with protein sequence MTKPVTETRFGNLNLIHRGKVRDLYEVEGKLLMVATDRISAFDVVMDDPIPGKGAILTKLSLFWLDYLKGILPNHLITADVDQFPAVCKPYRKILEGRSMLVKKARPLPVECIVRGYISGSFWKAYKKNTTVCGVDLPKGLLESDKFPTPLFTPSTKAALGEHDENISLEQMENLMGVDETRRISDVCIRLYEKAADFARTKGIIIADTKFELGWDNNELILIDEVLTPDSSRFWPMDEYKPGSGQPSFDKQFLRDYLLSLDWDQTPPPPKLPEDILSRTAARYGEAVTRIIGS
- a CDS encoding carbohydrate kinase, whose translation is MIIAVGEVVWDMFPDGRKVLGGAPVNVAYHLHTLGVEIGIISRIGSDILGEATVEKFKALGLPLDGLQRGDLPTGEVQVTVDGNNEPHFEIIAPAAWDNLDEGLAMDFAGDSKFDLVFGTLAQRDSRSRNVIGKLRAKASRRFYDVNLRPPFTTPELVLDSLGQNDIAKVNGHELLKIAGWSGCGGESKKDSARNLLERFDIKVLVVTEGSRGAWLVTGDQYFEDSGVKVEISDTVGAGDSFFAALIEGYVKGVPWAESLARANKRGAYVASQNGATPQMPEYL